The Pseudomonas sp. MM223 genome segment TTCGGCGGTGTGCAGCGTGACCGACTCACCGCCCACCTTGCTGGTGTGCATGAACCGTTCTTCGTATTCCAACGAGCAGTTCAAGGCCAACGGCGCGTTGTGCGTGAATGTGCTGGCCGGCACCCATCAGCAATTGTCCGGGGTGTTTGCCAACCGCAACCTGAGCATGGAGGAGCGCTTTGCCTCGGCCTTGTGGACGGTGCTGGAGAGTGGGGCACCGGTGATGCAGGAGGCGCTGGTGAACTTTGACTGCCGCATTGCCCAGGTGCACGAGGTTGGCTCGCACAGCATTTTTTACTGCGAGATTCAGGATATCCGCCAGGGCGGTGCCGATGATGGGCTGGTGTATTTCAACCGCGCTTATCACCGGGTGTGCGAAACCTCCAAAGCCTGCTGAGCGCGCGCACCTGTAGGAGCAGCCTTGTGCTGCGAAGAGGTCGGTACAACCACAACAATTGTGTTGTCGGGACCGGCCTCTTCGCAGCACAAGGCTGCTCCTACAGGGCCGCGACCAGGCTAGTTAAAAGGTATCCAGGTTATGGAAAACCACTTCGAGCATCTTGTTCAACCGCTGCACCTGCGCCTCGGTCAGCCCTTTGAAGCTGCGCTGGAACAGGTCCCGGGTCACATCCTGCATGCGCGCGATGTTCTGCAAGCCGGCTTCGGTGATGCGTACCTGAGTCACGCGG includes the following:
- the rutF gene encoding FMN reductase (NADH) RutF (*Name rutF); the protein is MVEVTRFRNAMAMLGGAVSVITTDGPAGRFGFTASAVCSVTDSPPTLLVCMNRSSYSNEQFKANGALCVNVLAGTHQQLSGVFANRNLSMEERFASALWTVLESGAPVMQEALVNFDCRIAQVHEVGSHSIFYCEIQDIRQGGADDGLVYFNRAYHRVCETSKAC